The Phacochoerus africanus isolate WHEZ1 chromosome 15, ROS_Pafr_v1, whole genome shotgun sequence genome has a segment encoding these proteins:
- the SFRP5 gene encoding secreted frizzled-related protein 5, with amino-acid sequence MRAAARGARAAALALLLGALHGAPAHGEEYDYYGWQTEPLHGRSYSKPPQCLDIPADLPLCHTVGYKRMRLPNLLEHESLAEVKQQASSWLPLLAKRCHSDTQVFLCSLFAPVCLDRPIYPCRSLCEAVRAGCAPLMEAYGFPWPEMLHCHKFPLDNDLCIAVQFGHLPATAPPVTKICAQCEMEHSADGLMEQMCSSDFVVKMRLKEIKIENGDRKLIGAQKKKKLLKSGPLKRKDTKRLVLHMKNGAGCPCPQLDSLAGSFLVMGRKVDGQLLLMAVYRWDKKNKEMKFAVKFMFSYPCSLYYPFFYGAAEPH; translated from the exons ATGCGGGCGGCGGCGAGGGGCGCGCGAGCGGCCGCGCTGGCGCTGCTGCTGGGGGCGCTGCACGGAGCGCCGGCACACGGCGAGGAGTACGACTACTACGGCTGGCAGACCGAGCCGCTGCACGGGCGCTCGTACTCCAAGCCGCCCCAGTGCCTCGACATCCCCGCCGACCTGCCACTCTGCCACACCGTGGGCTACAAGCGCATGCGGCTGCCCAACCTGCTGGAGCACGAGAGCCTGGCCGAGGTGAAACAGCAGGCGAGCAGCTGGCTGCCGCTGCTGGCCAAGCGTTGCCACTCGGACACTCAGGTCTTCCTCTGCTCGCTCTTCGCGCCCGTCTGCCTCGACCGGCCCATCTACCCTTGCCGCTCGCTGTGCGAGGCCGTGCGCGCCGGCTGCGCGCCGCTCATGGAGGCGTATGGCTTCCCCTGGCCAGAGATGCTGCACTGCCACAAGTTCCCCCTGGACAACGACCTCTGCATCGCTGTGCAGTTCGGGCACCTGCCCGCCACCGCGCCTCCAG TGACCAAGATCTGCGCCCAGTGTGAGATGGAGCATAGTGCCGACGGCCTCATGGAGCAGATGTGTTCCAGTGACTTCG TGGTCAAAATGCGCCTCAAGGAGATCAAGATAGAGAATGGGGACCGGAAGCTGATCGGAgcccagaaaaagaagaagctgCTCAAGTCGGGCCCCCTGAAGCGCAAGGACACCAAGAGGCTGGTGCTGCACATGAAGAATGGTGCCGGCTGCCCCTGCCCGCAGCTGGACAGCCTGGCTGGCAGCTTCCTGGTCATGGGCCGCAAAGTGGACGGACAGCTGCTGCTCATGGCCGTCTACCGCTGGGACAAGAAGAACAAGGAGATGAAGTTCGCAGTCAAGTTCATGTTTTCCTACCCCTGCTCCCTCTACTACCCCTTCTTCTATGGGGCCGCAGAGCCCCACTGA